The Numenius arquata unplaced genomic scaffold, bNumArq3.hap1.1 HAP1_SCAFFOLD_55, whole genome shotgun sequence genome window below encodes:
- the LOC141478399 gene encoding olfactory receptor 14A16-like: MSNSSSITQFLLLAFADKRELQLLHFGLFLGIYLAALLGNALIITAIACDHRLHTPMYFFLLNLSVLDLGSISTTVPKAMANSLFDTRAISYWGCAAQLFLFLFFIGAEYSLLTVMAYDRYVAICQPLHYGTLLGSRACVHMAAAAWGSGFLNALLHTANTFSLPLCQGNVLDQFFCEIPQILKLSCSHSYLREVVLIVVSVCLSFGCFVFIVVSYVQIFRAVLRIPSEQGRHKAFSTCLPHLAVVSLFLSTGFFAHLKPPSISSSPLDLVVSFLYSVVPPAVNPLIYSMRNQELKDTSKKLILSLISQQH; this comes from the coding sequence atgtccaacagcagctccatcacccagttcctcctcctggcatttgcagacaaacgggagctgcagctcttgcacttcgggctcttcctgggcatctacctggctgccctcctgggaaacgcactcatcatcaccgccatcgcctgtgaccaccgcctccacacccccatgtacttcttcctcctcaacctctccgttcttgacctgggatccatctccaccactgtccccaaagccatggccaattccctgtttgacaccagggccatctcctactggggatgtgctgcacagctatttctgtttctcttcttcattggtgcagagtactcccttctcactgtcatggcctacgaccgctacgttgccatctgccaacccctgcactacgggaccctcctgggcagcagagcttgtgtccacatggcagcagctgcctggggcagtgggtttctcaatgctctcctgcacacggccaatacattttccttacccctttgccagggcaatgtcctggaccagttcttctgtgaaatcccccagatcctcaagctctcctgctcacactcctacctcagggaagttgttcttattgtggtcagtgtctgtttatcatttggttgttttgttttcattgtggtgtcctatgtgcagatcttcagggccgtgctgaggatcccctctgagcagggacggcacaaagccttttccacgtgcctccctcacctggccgtggtctccctgtttctcagcactggcttctttgcccacctgaagcccccctccatctcctcctcacccctggatctggtggtgtcatttctgtactcggtggtacctccagctgtgaaccctctcatctacagcatgaggaaccaggagctgaaagacacatcgaagaagctgattctgtcactaatctctcagcagcattaa